Proteins encoded in a region of the Vanessa atalanta chromosome 23, ilVanAtal1.2, whole genome shotgun sequence genome:
- the LOC125073014 gene encoding protein polybromo-1 isoform X1, with protein MSKRRRASSVASRGADGDESDDGIELSNPGPPPARKKKKLEPSEICQQLYDIIRTYKKEDGTLLCDSFIRAPKRRQEPQYYEVVSQPIDLLRVQQKLKTDTYEDIEELSADIELLVNNAKAFYKSDSDEYKDACELWKLYSKHRMALESGEEAKTQKLSRNGSSSRRSDVAEDLSETSTNNEEENIFEELFNAVMMAHIDGRPLYTDFQFLPSKRRYPEYFSIIESPIDLKTIAQKIQVGEYSNLNELERDLILMVRNACLFNEPGSQIYKDAKALKKVIHARKQELEQHGRNKTSERIRSKRSSRAAPAPSARALAIMEPPGGDVAYVKHSEDSGDSDEDKVDNEDSPQWKLLDVIRNHLGPSGSPMADPFWKLPSRREYPDYYKEIKNPVSLNQIKNKIRRGSYGTLSEVAGDMNIMFENAKQYNVPSSRLYKDAVKLQRLMQQRVQEMLDIVQSSSSDDESLSSVKNQAQANTPRPRGRPRLNPNPSSAPSPSPSPIIQKTNLPLKKKLHYISKQLVEFTCSDGRQPMLLFMEKPSKKLYPEYYNVIDRPIDMLTIEANIKNDRYNSMDEMVSDFRLMFSNCRQFNEEGSMIYEDANLLERVMNEKLKEINSNYERKTPLKTFKAAKSKQLSPFEQKLRTLYDAIRDYRDPKVNRQLALIFMKLPSKTEYPDYYELIKNPIDMEKIAHKLKNGVYNAVNELASDFILMFDNACKYNEPDSQIYKDALILQRVCLQTKQLLREDDDAVPDVPAAVQELLLNLFTSVYNHQDEEGRCYSDSMAELPEHDEAANGEKVRAISLDLVKRRLDKGLYKRLDHFQQDMFAVFERARRLSRTDSQIFEDSVELQSYFTEQRDALCRGTLSSPALAFTRDTIATSVELVKQCKLLQENDDEDETRSSTDESMPSGAAPPHSQYGKGDFVYVQPEKGSKEPSVVQLQRMWTNAEGVPMVYVSVYFRPHETFHVRTRKFLQQEVFKTETHRTLPLDHIIGRCYVMNVKEYFKFRPEGYLDKDVYVCESRYNSKNRCFKKLKAWEGAEKEAALIPREIHLEPNRTVSVFRERVEKHKDELAELEVLENVQEKERPDVVMYNPLGTDDENTYYEQYNTVCSGVIKTGDYVYVVTDGGKQLIAQVDTIWETGDNKCYFRGPFLIFPSEVSNIISKPFYKQEVLLTTMHDTSPLVGIVGKCAVLDYDDYLKCRPTEISENDVYVCESVYDESNRIARKLKSGLRKFEHTKDVTVDEIYYFPKQLGPPALASAQDVQSSSSAFAQKPFNPNVNADSMDGKPQFTNLINTTIGSQDVEMILENSLDDSSLASPATPLSIGGNSNPYNPSMTPSSQERSSSQTTATPASSKKKKEQKQKIVTGYILYSSEVRKAIVANNPESTFGEISRIVGNEWRSLPASNKQSWEERAARCNEETAARLAEEMRELSQHIPMEMTYECAWDTCDYQFEDLADCMEHCIGDGGNMIGTFIETKKTKLEPGHVQQHYRSGGSSASGSGSGSGSGSGGEYPCLWRNCARVRKGQAPFPNLPRLLRHVRDLHVNKGNGRMMAVHERSRNFVLSSKKPPKVYSTSFRSGLMSPGGMSPMARNTPSPGAGEAARPGLDPLFVHAPPRAQRVTHSEAYIRYIEGLHSEQKYITPWEKSLTPMPANPDPSHFNMQKLPSHWITEEAVNGYLQQDKNLSETDVQKMDQNTKILKGLCALRDFMMRDALSIYKSY; from the exons ATGAGTAAAAGACGACGCGCGTCGTCGGTAGCAAGTAGAGGTGCTGATGGTGACGAAAGTGATGATGGAATAGAGCTTAGTAATCCTGGACCTCCACCAGCacgaaaaaagaagaaattggAGCcg AGTGAAATTTGCCAGCAATTGTATGACATTATTCGTACATATAAGAAGGAGGATGGTACGTTATTATGCGACTCTTTTATAAGAGCTCCAAAGAGGCGGCAAGAACCCCAATATTATGAAGTTGTATCTCAACCAATTGATTTGTTACGA GTACAACAAAAACTCAAAACAGACACTTATGAGGATATTGAAGAACTATCAGCGGACATTGAATTATTAGTCAATAATGCCAAGGCCTTTTATAAGTCTGATTCTGATGAATACAAAGATGCCTGCGAACTTTGGAAACTGTATTCTAAACATAGAATGGCACTTGAAagtg GTGAAGAGGCTAAAACACAGAAATTATCACGAAATGGCTCTTCCAGTCGGAGATCAGACGTTGCTGAGGATTTATCTGAGACATCCACTAACAATGAGGAGGAAAATATCTTTGAAGAACTATTTAATGCT GTTATGATGGCTCATATAGATGGAAGACCATTATATACAGATTTCCAATTTCTGCCATCGAAACGACGGTATCCAGAATACTTTAGTATAATAGAATCTCCTATTGATCTTAAAACAATTGCACAAAAGATACAAGTTGGCGAGTACTCGAATTTAAATGAGTTGGAGAGAGACCTGATACTTATGGTTAGGAATGCGTGTTTATTCAATGAACCAGGCAGTCAGATATATAAAGATGCAAAAGCTCTGAAGAAG GTGATCCACGCGCGCAAGCAGGAGCTGGAGCAGCACGGACGCAACAAGACGTCGGAGCGCATCCGCAGCAAGCGCTCGtcgcgcgccgcgcccgcgccctcCGCGCGCGCGCTCGCCATCATGGAGCCGCCCGGGGGGGACGTCGCCTACGTCaag CACTCTGAAGACAGCGGCGATAGTGATGAGGATAAAGTTGACAATGAAGATTCTCCGCAGTGGAAGCTTCTTGACGTCATCAGGAATCACTTAGGACCCAGTG gATCTCCAATGGCTGATCCGTTCTGGAAGCTTCCATCGCGTCGCGAATATCCAGACTATTACAAAGAGATAAAGAACCCAGTGTCCTTGAATCAAATTAAGAATAAGATCAGACGAGGCAGCTATGGAACACTGTCAGAAGTAGCTGGTGATATGAATATTATGTTTGAGAACGCTAAACAGTATAATGTGCCTTCCTCGAGGTTGTATAAAGACGCTGTTAAATTGCAAAG ATTAATGCAACAGCGCGTACAAGAAATGCTTGACATCGTACAGAGCTCATCGAGTGACGACGAGAGCTTATCGTCTGTTAAGAATCAGGCGCAGGCTAACACCCCGCGACCAAGAG GTCGTCCCCGTCTCAACCCGAACCCGTCTTCAGCTCCCTCACCATCCCCCTCCCCGATCATACAGAAAACGAACCTCCCACTAAAAAAGAAGCTACACTACATATCTAAACAGCTGGTAGAGTTTACGTGTTCAGATGGAAGACAGCCCATGTTGTTGTTCATGGAGAAACCAAGCAAGAAGCTGTATCCTGAATACTATAATGTTATAGACCGACCCATTGATATGTTGACTATCGAAGCAAATATtaag AATGACAGATACAATAGTATGGACGAAATGGTCTCTGATTTCcgcttaatgttttcaaattgtcGTCAATTCAACGAAGAAGGTTCCATGATATATGAAGATGCGAATCTTCTCGAACGCGTCATGAACGAGAAATTAAAGGAGattaatagtaattatgaaAGGAAAACTCCGCTAAAGACATTCAAAGCAGCCAAGTCGAAACAGTTGTCGCCTTTCGAACAGAAATTGAGAACATTGTATGATGCCATCAGGGACTACAGAGATCCAAAGG TAAATCGCCAATTAGCCTTAATCTTCATGAAGCTGCCAAGTAAAACCGAATACCCGGATTACTACGAGCTAATAAAAAATCCGATAGATATGGAGAAGATCGCTCACAAATTGAAGAACGGAGTATACAACGCTGTCAACGAACTCGCGTCGGATTTCATACTAATGTTCGACAATGCCTGCAAGTATAATGAACCGGACTCGCAGATATATAAGGACGCGCTGATATTGCAACGCGTTTGCTTACAAACGAAACAATTGTTAAG AGAGGATGACGATGCAGTCCCCGACGTTCCAGCTGCGGTGCAAGAACTACTGCTAAACTTATTCACATCGGTATACAATCACCAAGACGAGGAGGGGAG ATGCTACTCCGACAGTATGGCTGAACTTCCAGAACACGACGAAGCGGCTAATGGAGAAAAAGTACGCGCTATTTCCCTAGATTTGGTTAAACGGAGGCTGGACAAGGGCCTGTACAAGAGATTGGACCACTTCCAACAAGACATGTTTGCTGTTTTCGAACG CGCCCGGCGACTGTCCCGCACGGACAGCCAGATCTTCGAGGACTCTGTGGAGCTGCAGTCGTACTTCACGGAGCAGCGCGACGCGCTGTGCCGCGGCACGCTGTCGTCGCCCGCGCTGGCCTTCACGCGCGACACCATCGCCACCAGCGTCGAGCTCGTCAAGCAGTGCAAGCTGCTGCAGGAGAACGACGACGAGGACGAGACCAG ATCGAGTACGGACGAGTCTATGCCGTCCGGTGCGGCGCCTCCCCACAGCCAGTACGGCAAGGGAGACTTCGTGTACGTACAGCCGGAGAAGGGCAGCAAGGAGCCCTCCGTGGTGCAGCTGCAGCGCATGTGGACCAACGCGGAAGGAGTGCCCATGGTCTACGTCAGCGTCTACTTCAG GCCTCACGAAACGTTCCACGTGCGCACGCGCAAATTCCTGCAGCAAGAAGTGTTCAAGACGGAGACTCATCGCACACTGCCGCTCGATCACATCATTGGAAGATGCTATGTCATGAACGTCAAGGAGTACTTCAAGTTTAGACCTGAAG GCTATTTGGACAAGGACGTATATGTTTGTGAGAGTCGTTACAACAGCAAAAACCGCTGTTTTAAGAAGCTCAAGGCATGGGAAGGCGCTGAAAAAGAAGCCGCACTTATACCCCGAGAG attcATCTAGAGCCAAACAGAACAGTTTCAGTATTCCGTGAACGAGTTGAGAAACATAAGGATGAACTCGCCGAATTGGAAGTTTTGGAAAATGTTCAAGAAAAAGAGAGACCC GATGTGGTGATGTACAACCCGCTGGGCACGGACGACGAGAACACCTACTACGAGCAGTACAACACCGTGTGCTCCGGGGTCATCAAGACGGGCGACTACGTGTACGTCGTAACTGACGGCGGCAAGCAGCTCATCGCGCAGGTCGACACCATCTGGGAGACGGGCGA TAATAAGTGTTACTTCCGTGGACCGTTTTTGATCTTTCCCTCCGAAGTATCGAACATTATCAGCAAG CCATTCTACAAACAAGAGGTGCTCCTGACGACCATGCACGATACAAGCCCTCTTGTTGGCATTGTTGGAAAGTGTGCCGTTCTTGACTATGATGATTATCTCAAAT GTCGGCCCACCGAGATATCGGAGAACGACGTGTACGTTTGTGAATCCGTGTACGACGAGTCTAATCGCATCGCGAGGAAACTCAAGTCCGGTCTGCGGAAGTTTGAGCACACGAAGGACGTCACTGTGGACGAG ATATACTACTTCCCCAAGCAACTGGGCCCGCCTGCTCTCGCTTCAGCTCAGGACGTGCAGTCTTCGTCCAGCGCTTTCGCTCAGAAACCGTTCAACCCGAATGTTAATGCGGACTCGATG gATGGAAAACCACAATTTACAAATCTCATCAACACTACAATCGGTAGTCAAGATGTCGAAATGATTTTAGAAAATTCTCTCGACGACTCATCACTGGCGTCGCCCGCCACACCGCTCTCTATTG GTGGTAACAGCAACCCCTATAACCCGTCAATGACGCCGTCAAGTCAAGAGCGATCGAGTAGTCAGACGACTGCGACACCGGCGAGCAGCAAGAAGAAGAAAGAACAGAAACAGAAGATCGTCACTGGATACATTCTCTACTCGAGCGAAGTACGGAAAGCTATCGTGGCGAATAATCCAGAGTCAACATTTG GCGAGATCTCCCGCATCGTGGGTAACGAGTGGCGCTCCTTGCCCGCCTCCAACAAGCAGAGCTGGGAAGAACGCGCCGCGCGCTGCAACGAGGAGACCGCCGCCAGGCTCGCCGAGGAGATGCGCGAGTTGTCGCAGCAC ATACCCATGGAGATGACGTACGAGTGTGCGTGGGACACGTGCGACTATCAGTTCGAAGACCTTGCCGATTGTATGGAGCACTGTATTGGTGATGGTGGTAATA TGATTGGAACGTTTATCGAAACTAAGAAGACTAAGCTAGAAC CGGGTCACGTGCAGCAACACTACCGCTCGGGCGGTTCTAGCGCCAGTGGCAGCGGGAGTGGGAGCGGAAGCGGTAGCGGTGGCGAGTACCCGTGTCTGTGGCGCAACTGCGCACGGGTGAGGAAGGGACAGGCGCCCTTCCCTAACCTACCGCGACTGCTGCGACACGTGCGGGACCTGCATGTCAACAAAGGCAATGGACGCATGATGGCAGTACACGAACGGTCACG AAATTTCGTTCTGTCTTCTAAGAAACCGCCCAAGGTATACTCGACTAGTTTTCGTAGTGGGCTAATGTCTCCAGGAG GCATGTCCCCGATGGCGCGCAACACGCCGTCGCCGGGCGCGGGCGAGGCGGCGCGGCCCGGCCTCGACCCGCTCTTCGTGCacgcgccgccgcgcgcgcaGCGCGTCACGCACTCCGAAGCCTACATACG ATATATTGAAGGTCTGCATTCAGAGCAGAAGTATATAACACCGTGGGAGAAATCCCTCACACCGATGCCGGCCAACCCGGACCCGTCGCATTTCAATATGCAAAAGCTACCTTCTCACTGGATCACCGAGGAAGCTGTCAACGGTTACTTACAACAAGATAAAAATCTCTCTGAGACTGATGTACAGAAAATGGATCAAAATACAAAGATTTTGAAAGGACTGTGTGCGCTCCGAGATTTTATGATGAGAGAtgctttatctatatataagagCTACtga
- the LOC125073014 gene encoding protein polybromo-1 isoform X2 — protein MSKRRRASSVASRGADGDESDDGIELSNPGPPPARKKKKLEPSEICQQLYDIIRTYKKEDGTLLCDSFIRAPKRRQEPQYYEVVSQPIDLLRVQQKLKTDTYEDIEELSADIELLVNNAKAFYKSDSDEYKDACELWKLYSKHRMALESGEEAKTQKLSRNGSSSRRSDVAEDLSETSTNNEEENIFEELFNAVMMAHIDGRPLYTDFQFLPSKRRYPEYFSIIESPIDLKTIAQKIQVGEYSNLNELERDLILMVRNACLFNEPGSQIYKDAKALKKVIHARKQELEQHGRNKTSERIRSKRSSRAAPAPSARALAIMEPPGGDVAYVKHSEDSGDSDEDKVDNEDSPQWKLLDVIRNHLGPSGSPMADPFWKLPSRREYPDYYKEIKNPVSLNQIKNKIRRGSYGTLSEVAGDMNIMFENAKQYNVPSSRLYKDAVKLQRLMQQRVQEMLDIVQSSSSDDESLSSVKNQAQANTPRPRGRPRLNPNPSSAPSPSPSPIIQKTNLPLKKKLHYISKQLVEFTCSDGRQPMLLFMEKPSKKLYPEYYNVIDRPIDMLTIEANIKNDRYNSMDEMVSDFRLMFSNCRQFNEEGSMIYEDANLLERVMNEKLKEINSNYERKTPLKTFKAAKSKQLSPFEQKLRTLYDAIRDYRDPKVNRQLALIFMKLPSKTEYPDYYELIKNPIDMEKIAHKLKNGVYNAVNELASDFILMFDNACKYNEPDSQIYKDALILQRVCLQTKQLLREDDDAVPDVPAAVQELLLNLFTSVYNHQDEEGRCYSDSMAELPEHDEAANGEKVRAISLDLVKRRLDKGLYKRLDHFQQDMFAVFERARRLSRTDSQIFEDSVELQSYFTEQRDALCRGTLSSPALAFTRDTIATSVELVKQCKLLQENDDEDETRSSTDESMPSGAAPPHSQYGKGDFVYVQPEKGSKEPSVVQLQRMWTNAEGVPMVYVSVYFRPHETFHVRTRKFLQQEVFKTETHRTLPLDHIIGRCYVMNVKEYFKFRPEGYLDKDVYVCESRYNSKNRCFKKLKAWEGAEKEAALIPREIHLEPNRTVSVFRERVEKHKDELAELEVLENVQEKERPDVVMYNPLGTDDENTYYEQYNTVCSGVIKTGDYVYVVTDGGKQLIAQVDTIWETGDNKCYFRGPFLIFPSEVSNIISKPFYKQEVLLTTMHDTSPLVGIVGKCAVLDYDDYLKCRPTEISENDVYVCESVYDESNRIARKLKSGLRKFEHTKDVTVDEIYYFPKQLGPPALASAQDVQSSSSAFAQKPFNPNVNADSMDGKPQFTNLINTTIGSQDVEMILENSLDDSSLASPATPLSIGGNSNPYNPSMTPSSQERSSSQTTATPASSKKKKEQKQKIVTGYILYSSEVRKAIVANNPESTFGEISRIVGNEWRSLPASNKQSWEERAARCNEETAARLAEEMRELSQHIPMEMTYECAWDTCDYQFEDLADCMEHCIGDGGNSATAAGHVQQHYRSGGSSASGSGSGSGSGSGGEYPCLWRNCARVRKGQAPFPNLPRLLRHVRDLHVNKGNGRMMAVHERSRNFVLSSKKPPKVYSTSFRSGLMSPGGMSPMARNTPSPGAGEAARPGLDPLFVHAPPRAQRVTHSEAYIRYIEGLHSEQKYITPWEKSLTPMPANPDPSHFNMQKLPSHWITEEAVNGYLQQDKNLSETDVQKMDQNTKILKGLCALRDFMMRDALSIYKSY, from the exons ATGAGTAAAAGACGACGCGCGTCGTCGGTAGCAAGTAGAGGTGCTGATGGTGACGAAAGTGATGATGGAATAGAGCTTAGTAATCCTGGACCTCCACCAGCacgaaaaaagaagaaattggAGCcg AGTGAAATTTGCCAGCAATTGTATGACATTATTCGTACATATAAGAAGGAGGATGGTACGTTATTATGCGACTCTTTTATAAGAGCTCCAAAGAGGCGGCAAGAACCCCAATATTATGAAGTTGTATCTCAACCAATTGATTTGTTACGA GTACAACAAAAACTCAAAACAGACACTTATGAGGATATTGAAGAACTATCAGCGGACATTGAATTATTAGTCAATAATGCCAAGGCCTTTTATAAGTCTGATTCTGATGAATACAAAGATGCCTGCGAACTTTGGAAACTGTATTCTAAACATAGAATGGCACTTGAAagtg GTGAAGAGGCTAAAACACAGAAATTATCACGAAATGGCTCTTCCAGTCGGAGATCAGACGTTGCTGAGGATTTATCTGAGACATCCACTAACAATGAGGAGGAAAATATCTTTGAAGAACTATTTAATGCT GTTATGATGGCTCATATAGATGGAAGACCATTATATACAGATTTCCAATTTCTGCCATCGAAACGACGGTATCCAGAATACTTTAGTATAATAGAATCTCCTATTGATCTTAAAACAATTGCACAAAAGATACAAGTTGGCGAGTACTCGAATTTAAATGAGTTGGAGAGAGACCTGATACTTATGGTTAGGAATGCGTGTTTATTCAATGAACCAGGCAGTCAGATATATAAAGATGCAAAAGCTCTGAAGAAG GTGATCCACGCGCGCAAGCAGGAGCTGGAGCAGCACGGACGCAACAAGACGTCGGAGCGCATCCGCAGCAAGCGCTCGtcgcgcgccgcgcccgcgccctcCGCGCGCGCGCTCGCCATCATGGAGCCGCCCGGGGGGGACGTCGCCTACGTCaag CACTCTGAAGACAGCGGCGATAGTGATGAGGATAAAGTTGACAATGAAGATTCTCCGCAGTGGAAGCTTCTTGACGTCATCAGGAATCACTTAGGACCCAGTG gATCTCCAATGGCTGATCCGTTCTGGAAGCTTCCATCGCGTCGCGAATATCCAGACTATTACAAAGAGATAAAGAACCCAGTGTCCTTGAATCAAATTAAGAATAAGATCAGACGAGGCAGCTATGGAACACTGTCAGAAGTAGCTGGTGATATGAATATTATGTTTGAGAACGCTAAACAGTATAATGTGCCTTCCTCGAGGTTGTATAAAGACGCTGTTAAATTGCAAAG ATTAATGCAACAGCGCGTACAAGAAATGCTTGACATCGTACAGAGCTCATCGAGTGACGACGAGAGCTTATCGTCTGTTAAGAATCAGGCGCAGGCTAACACCCCGCGACCAAGAG GTCGTCCCCGTCTCAACCCGAACCCGTCTTCAGCTCCCTCACCATCCCCCTCCCCGATCATACAGAAAACGAACCTCCCACTAAAAAAGAAGCTACACTACATATCTAAACAGCTGGTAGAGTTTACGTGTTCAGATGGAAGACAGCCCATGTTGTTGTTCATGGAGAAACCAAGCAAGAAGCTGTATCCTGAATACTATAATGTTATAGACCGACCCATTGATATGTTGACTATCGAAGCAAATATtaag AATGACAGATACAATAGTATGGACGAAATGGTCTCTGATTTCcgcttaatgttttcaaattgtcGTCAATTCAACGAAGAAGGTTCCATGATATATGAAGATGCGAATCTTCTCGAACGCGTCATGAACGAGAAATTAAAGGAGattaatagtaattatgaaAGGAAAACTCCGCTAAAGACATTCAAAGCAGCCAAGTCGAAACAGTTGTCGCCTTTCGAACAGAAATTGAGAACATTGTATGATGCCATCAGGGACTACAGAGATCCAAAGG TAAATCGCCAATTAGCCTTAATCTTCATGAAGCTGCCAAGTAAAACCGAATACCCGGATTACTACGAGCTAATAAAAAATCCGATAGATATGGAGAAGATCGCTCACAAATTGAAGAACGGAGTATACAACGCTGTCAACGAACTCGCGTCGGATTTCATACTAATGTTCGACAATGCCTGCAAGTATAATGAACCGGACTCGCAGATATATAAGGACGCGCTGATATTGCAACGCGTTTGCTTACAAACGAAACAATTGTTAAG AGAGGATGACGATGCAGTCCCCGACGTTCCAGCTGCGGTGCAAGAACTACTGCTAAACTTATTCACATCGGTATACAATCACCAAGACGAGGAGGGGAG ATGCTACTCCGACAGTATGGCTGAACTTCCAGAACACGACGAAGCGGCTAATGGAGAAAAAGTACGCGCTATTTCCCTAGATTTGGTTAAACGGAGGCTGGACAAGGGCCTGTACAAGAGATTGGACCACTTCCAACAAGACATGTTTGCTGTTTTCGAACG CGCCCGGCGACTGTCCCGCACGGACAGCCAGATCTTCGAGGACTCTGTGGAGCTGCAGTCGTACTTCACGGAGCAGCGCGACGCGCTGTGCCGCGGCACGCTGTCGTCGCCCGCGCTGGCCTTCACGCGCGACACCATCGCCACCAGCGTCGAGCTCGTCAAGCAGTGCAAGCTGCTGCAGGAGAACGACGACGAGGACGAGACCAG ATCGAGTACGGACGAGTCTATGCCGTCCGGTGCGGCGCCTCCCCACAGCCAGTACGGCAAGGGAGACTTCGTGTACGTACAGCCGGAGAAGGGCAGCAAGGAGCCCTCCGTGGTGCAGCTGCAGCGCATGTGGACCAACGCGGAAGGAGTGCCCATGGTCTACGTCAGCGTCTACTTCAG GCCTCACGAAACGTTCCACGTGCGCACGCGCAAATTCCTGCAGCAAGAAGTGTTCAAGACGGAGACTCATCGCACACTGCCGCTCGATCACATCATTGGAAGATGCTATGTCATGAACGTCAAGGAGTACTTCAAGTTTAGACCTGAAG GCTATTTGGACAAGGACGTATATGTTTGTGAGAGTCGTTACAACAGCAAAAACCGCTGTTTTAAGAAGCTCAAGGCATGGGAAGGCGCTGAAAAAGAAGCCGCACTTATACCCCGAGAG attcATCTAGAGCCAAACAGAACAGTTTCAGTATTCCGTGAACGAGTTGAGAAACATAAGGATGAACTCGCCGAATTGGAAGTTTTGGAAAATGTTCAAGAAAAAGAGAGACCC GATGTGGTGATGTACAACCCGCTGGGCACGGACGACGAGAACACCTACTACGAGCAGTACAACACCGTGTGCTCCGGGGTCATCAAGACGGGCGACTACGTGTACGTCGTAACTGACGGCGGCAAGCAGCTCATCGCGCAGGTCGACACCATCTGGGAGACGGGCGA TAATAAGTGTTACTTCCGTGGACCGTTTTTGATCTTTCCCTCCGAAGTATCGAACATTATCAGCAAG CCATTCTACAAACAAGAGGTGCTCCTGACGACCATGCACGATACAAGCCCTCTTGTTGGCATTGTTGGAAAGTGTGCCGTTCTTGACTATGATGATTATCTCAAAT GTCGGCCCACCGAGATATCGGAGAACGACGTGTACGTTTGTGAATCCGTGTACGACGAGTCTAATCGCATCGCGAGGAAACTCAAGTCCGGTCTGCGGAAGTTTGAGCACACGAAGGACGTCACTGTGGACGAG ATATACTACTTCCCCAAGCAACTGGGCCCGCCTGCTCTCGCTTCAGCTCAGGACGTGCAGTCTTCGTCCAGCGCTTTCGCTCAGAAACCGTTCAACCCGAATGTTAATGCGGACTCGATG gATGGAAAACCACAATTTACAAATCTCATCAACACTACAATCGGTAGTCAAGATGTCGAAATGATTTTAGAAAATTCTCTCGACGACTCATCACTGGCGTCGCCCGCCACACCGCTCTCTATTG GTGGTAACAGCAACCCCTATAACCCGTCAATGACGCCGTCAAGTCAAGAGCGATCGAGTAGTCAGACGACTGCGACACCGGCGAGCAGCAAGAAGAAGAAAGAACAGAAACAGAAGATCGTCACTGGATACATTCTCTACTCGAGCGAAGTACGGAAAGCTATCGTGGCGAATAATCCAGAGTCAACATTTG GCGAGATCTCCCGCATCGTGGGTAACGAGTGGCGCTCCTTGCCCGCCTCCAACAAGCAGAGCTGGGAAGAACGCGCCGCGCGCTGCAACGAGGAGACCGCCGCCAGGCTCGCCGAGGAGATGCGCGAGTTGTCGCAGCAC ATACCCATGGAGATGACGTACGAGTGTGCGTGGGACACGTGCGACTATCAGTTCGAAGACCTTGCCGATTGTATGGAGCACTGTATTGGTGATGGTGGTAATA GTGCTACGGCAGCGGGTCACGTGCAGCAACACTACCGCTCGGGCGGTTCTAGCGCCAGTGGCAGCGGGAGTGGGAGCGGAAGCGGTAGCGGTGGCGAGTACCCGTGTCTGTGGCGCAACTGCGCACGGGTGAGGAAGGGACAGGCGCCCTTCCCTAACCTACCGCGACTGCTGCGACACGTGCGGGACCTGCATGTCAACAAAGGCAATGGACGCATGATGGCAGTACACGAACGGTCACG AAATTTCGTTCTGTCTTCTAAGAAACCGCCCAAGGTATACTCGACTAGTTTTCGTAGTGGGCTAATGTCTCCAGGAG GCATGTCCCCGATGGCGCGCAACACGCCGTCGCCGGGCGCGGGCGAGGCGGCGCGGCCCGGCCTCGACCCGCTCTTCGTGCacgcgccgccgcgcgcgcaGCGCGTCACGCACTCCGAAGCCTACATACG ATATATTGAAGGTCTGCATTCAGAGCAGAAGTATATAACACCGTGGGAGAAATCCCTCACACCGATGCCGGCCAACCCGGACCCGTCGCATTTCAATATGCAAAAGCTACCTTCTCACTGGATCACCGAGGAAGCTGTCAACGGTTACTTACAACAAGATAAAAATCTCTCTGAGACTGATGTACAGAAAATGGATCAAAATACAAAGATTTTGAAAGGACTGTGTGCGCTCCGAGATTTTATGATGAGAGAtgctttatctatatataagagCTACtga